The genomic segment GAAACATATCAATTTCTTCAAAACTGCTCTTATCAAGAAGAAGGTCAATACGTTCACGCGCGGTCAGTTTACCTTTTTGATGCTGTTTTTTGATCGCATCTTCCCCACCGCCAAGATGCGCCTTTTCTATTTTCTCTTTTAACTCAAGAATTTTTCTCTCACTACTCATTCACTTCTCCTGCTATCTGACAAATTTCCGTTAGCACTTTTCCGGATGATTTGGGATGTAAAAAGGCAATCTTCGACCCATTAACACCATCTCGGGGCAACTCATCGATCATAGAAACATTCATTCCCTTAAAAAATGCGATCTCATCTACGATCCCATCGCTTCGATATGCGATATGATGAAGACCCTCACCTCGCTTTTCGATAAACTTTGCTATCGGGCTTTCTGGCGAGGTTGGCTCAAGCAATTCAATACGCACTTCACCAATTTGG from the Candidatus Marinimicrobia bacterium CG08_land_8_20_14_0_20_45_22 genome contains:
- the mce gene encoding methylmalonyl-CoA epimerase — its product is MIKQIDHIGIAVSMLDQQVPFYRDILRLEFIGIEEVPEQKVKTALFQIGEVRIELLEPTSPESPIAKFIEKRGEGLHHIAYRSDGIVDEIAFFKGMNVSMIDELPRDGVNGSKIAFLHPKSSGKVLTEICQIAGEVNE